In Aquimarina spinulae, a single window of DNA contains:
- a CDS encoding ROK family protein: MILGVDIGGSHITVARIDTKNHKIPDSNLISIKVDSTAQASEIIDQWIYALQKSIDALDNEPLKGICIALPGPFDYHQGVFAYKMKNKFTSLFGINIKEIISKRLALSDTMPLRFYNDAACFGIGEFWKGKLKSTEKALAITLGTGFGATFLLQGLPILSGDGVPENGELYNIPFKNGIADEYFSTRWFIKKYKEATGITIRGVKDLITDANSNPYTDQIFNEFSRNLATFLSPWLKEYNADAVVIGGNISKAWNSFAENLNTELKNQGCTTKIYQSELKEKAILLGGARLVNNIFYESLCF, from the coding sequence ATGATATTAGGAGTAGATATAGGAGGTAGCCATATTACTGTAGCCCGCATTGATACCAAAAACCACAAAATACCAGATTCTAATTTAATTTCAATAAAAGTAGACAGCACCGCCCAAGCAAGTGAAATTATTGATCAATGGATTTATGCTTTACAAAAGAGCATAGACGCTCTTGATAATGAGCCTCTTAAGGGAATATGCATTGCATTACCAGGCCCTTTTGACTATCATCAAGGAGTTTTTGCCTATAAAATGAAGAATAAATTCACTTCTCTTTTTGGTATAAATATTAAAGAAATAATTAGTAAACGATTAGCACTATCAGACACTATGCCACTACGATTTTATAATGACGCAGCCTGTTTTGGTATAGGAGAATTCTGGAAAGGAAAACTTAAGTCTACCGAAAAAGCACTAGCCATAACTTTAGGTACCGGTTTCGGAGCTACCTTTTTATTACAAGGACTCCCTATACTTTCTGGAGATGGTGTTCCCGAAAATGGTGAACTATACAATATTCCTTTTAAAAATGGAATAGCAGATGAGTATTTCTCTACCCGATGGTTTATCAAAAAGTATAAGGAAGCAACAGGGATTACGATACGTGGAGTAAAAGATCTAATTACTGATGCTAACTCCAATCCGTATACAGATCAAATATTTAATGAATTTTCTAGAAATTTAGCCACCTTCCTGTCTCCCTGGTTAAAAGAGTATAACGCAGATGCTGTTGTAATAGGAGGAAATATATCTAAAGCTTGGAATTCTTTTGCAGAGAACCTAAATACAGAACTAAAAAATCAGGGATGTACCACCAAAATATACCAAAGTGAATTAAAAGAAAAAGCTATTTTACTAGGTGGAGCACGTCTGGTTAACAATATATTTTATGAGAGTCTCTGTTTTTAG
- a CDS encoding GH92 family glycosyl hydrolase: MKLFMLRRILLTLMIAGLGIHCTNKKEVKKPADYVDVFIGTKSPGHTFPGPMLPFGMVQLSPDTRNDHTSWPACAGYDYTDTSIIGFTHTHLSGTGVPDLGDILFMPTTGEVQFKAGTPENPDTGYRSRYNHKNEFAEPGYYSVVLDDYNIKTELTTTKRVGVHRYSYPKSEKTSIIIDLEHRDPVIEAEFEIISKTEIAGYRRSKAWAGNQRQYFVAQFSKPITSYQILTGEKTVTTGIKFSNKKIIAALNFDSSGDQVIAKVALSAVSIDGARKNLKKELPHWNFNEIRKEAKKTWNTSLSKIAISDSNEDKKEIFYTSLYHSLLTPNLYNDIDGQYRGMDDNIHTAKGFNNYTVFSLWDTFRGLHPLLTIIEPDVTRDIVVTLQKKHEQYGEIPMWELAANDTRCMIGYHGVSVMADAYLKGITDVNAEKVLTAMIESSNVKKRGINYYTELGFVPSNKSSQSVSKTLEYAYDDWCIAQMAKALNKTDIYNEYSRRAQFFVNLYDQQTGFMRPRYSNRKWYEDFNPTSVEKTYNFNFTEGNSYQYSLFVPHDIASIIDLVGGDTNFNQWLDNLFSKNFDEEISKDSDVSGLLGQYSHGNEPSHHLAYLYNYAGKPWKSQQTIHKILNEMYTSEPDGLCGNDDCGQMSAWYVLSSLGFYSVTPGASEYVIGSPSFEKAEIHLDNGKTFTILAHNASEKNIHFSSLKLNGKEYPNTYLKHEDILKGGELVFEMTDIPNKDWGIDPSNRPLSDTKKTVHIPYLKSDHTTFLDTKTIVLDCDTENANIYYTIDGSEPTENSIRYNSPFEIKKSTELKIKAFKNDLISSYTTTLFLEKLESIDPKKLKIKLKNGLSYKYYEGIFRSVYDFLQEDPIQKGEVSTINIESRLRDEWIGFEFDGFINIPKNGVYNFEIAANDGAQLLIDGKELFESDGRKSFSFIQKNDIILSKGLHEFTIRYFQCSDNIGLKALWSGPDFEKIEINTSHLYHIIDQNKNKSNP; the protein is encoded by the coding sequence ATGAAATTGTTTATGCTTAGAAGAATACTCTTAACCCTTATGATTGCAGGATTAGGCATTCATTGTACAAATAAAAAAGAAGTAAAAAAGCCGGCAGATTACGTAGATGTTTTTATCGGAACAAAATCACCTGGACATACATTTCCTGGCCCTATGCTTCCTTTCGGGATGGTACAATTAAGTCCTGATACCAGAAATGATCATACTAGTTGGCCTGCCTGTGCAGGATATGATTATACAGATACTTCAATTATAGGGTTTACCCATACGCACCTATCGGGAACAGGAGTTCCTGATTTAGGTGATATTCTATTCATGCCTACAACAGGAGAAGTACAATTTAAGGCAGGAACTCCAGAAAATCCAGATACAGGATATCGTTCTAGATATAATCACAAAAATGAGTTTGCCGAACCTGGGTATTATTCAGTTGTGCTGGATGACTACAATATAAAAACAGAACTAACCACAACAAAACGAGTTGGAGTACACAGATATTCATATCCTAAATCAGAAAAAACCAGTATCATTATTGACCTAGAACATCGCGATCCGGTAATAGAAGCAGAGTTCGAAATCATCAGTAAAACAGAAATTGCAGGGTATCGAAGGTCAAAAGCATGGGCCGGCAACCAACGTCAGTATTTTGTTGCACAATTTTCAAAACCTATCACATCCTATCAAATTCTTACTGGAGAAAAAACAGTAACTACCGGCATCAAATTTAGCAACAAGAAAATAATAGCAGCTCTTAATTTTGACAGTTCTGGAGATCAGGTTATTGCGAAAGTAGCATTATCTGCAGTAAGTATTGATGGTGCCAGGAAAAACCTAAAAAAAGAATTACCACATTGGAACTTTAATGAGATTAGAAAAGAAGCAAAAAAAACCTGGAATACTTCGTTAAGTAAAATAGCAATATCCGATAGCAACGAAGATAAAAAAGAAATATTCTATACTTCTTTATATCATAGTCTTTTGACCCCTAACTTATATAACGACATTGATGGTCAATACCGGGGAATGGATGACAACATACATACTGCAAAAGGGTTTAATAATTATACGGTTTTCTCTCTTTGGGACACATTTAGAGGTCTGCACCCATTATTAACAATTATAGAGCCAGATGTAACCCGAGATATTGTTGTTACCTTACAAAAAAAACACGAACAATATGGTGAAATCCCCATGTGGGAATTGGCAGCAAATGATACGAGGTGTATGATAGGGTATCACGGGGTTTCGGTTATGGCAGATGCATACTTAAAAGGAATAACCGATGTAAACGCCGAAAAAGTATTAACCGCTATGATAGAAAGTTCTAATGTAAAAAAAAGAGGTATTAACTACTATACCGAATTAGGTTTTGTACCTTCAAACAAAAGCAGTCAATCCGTTTCCAAAACGTTAGAATATGCATATGATGACTGGTGTATTGCGCAAATGGCTAAAGCATTAAACAAAACAGATATCTACAATGAATACTCTCGAAGAGCTCAATTTTTTGTTAATCTATATGATCAGCAAACAGGCTTTATGAGACCTCGATATTCTAACCGAAAATGGTACGAAGATTTTAATCCTACATCTGTCGAAAAAACGTATAATTTTAATTTCACCGAAGGGAACTCATATCAATACAGCCTGTTTGTTCCTCATGATATAGCAAGCATTATTGATTTAGTTGGTGGTGACACTAATTTTAATCAATGGCTAGACAACCTTTTCTCTAAAAATTTTGATGAAGAAATTAGCAAAGATTCTGATGTTTCTGGGTTGCTAGGTCAATATTCTCATGGAAACGAACCCAGCCATCACCTCGCTTACTTATACAACTATGCCGGTAAGCCCTGGAAATCACAGCAAACTATTCATAAAATATTAAATGAAATGTATACCTCTGAACCCGATGGGCTCTGCGGAAATGATGATTGCGGACAAATGTCTGCATGGTATGTATTGAGCAGTTTAGGGTTTTACTCTGTTACACCGGGGGCTTCAGAATATGTTATTGGAAGTCCATCTTTTGAAAAGGCCGAAATTCATCTCGATAACGGAAAAACTTTTACAATACTGGCTCATAATGCCAGTGAAAAAAATATCCATTTTTCATCCTTGAAACTTAATGGCAAAGAGTATCCTAACACATATCTAAAACACGAAGATATTCTAAAAGGAGGAGAATTAGTTTTTGAAATGACAGATATTCCCAATAAAGATTGGGGTATTGACCCATCAAACAGACCACTATCAGATACAAAAAAAACAGTACATATACCTTATCTGAAATCTGATCACACCACATTTTTAGACACCAAAACAATCGTTTTAGATTGTGATACAGAAAATGCCAATATATATTATACAATTGACGGTAGTGAACCCACAGAAAATAGTATACGATATAACTCTCCTTTCGAGATAAAAAAATCTACAGAACTAAAAATTAAAGCTTTCAAAAATGATTTAATATCTAGTTATACAACAACATTATTTCTAGAGAAACTAGAGAGTATAGACCCGAAGAAATTAAAAATCAAACTTAAAAACGGGCTTTCATATAAATATTATGAAGGTATTTTTCGATCTGTTTACGATTTTCTACAAGAAGATCCTATACAAAAAGGAGAAGTCTCAACTATCAATATAGAATCCCGTTTACGGGATGAATGGATAGGTTTCGAATTTGATGGATTTATCAATATCCCAAAAAATGGTGTATATAATTTTGAAATTGCAGCAAATGATGGTGCCCAACTACTAATTGACGGCAAAGAATTATTTGAAAGTGATGGAAGAAAATCATTTAGTTTTATTCAAAAAAACGATATCATTTTATCTAAGGGACTACATGAATTTACTATACGGTATTTTCAATGTTCAGATAATATCGGTCTAAAAGCATTATGGAGTGGTCCTGATTTTGAGAAAATAGAAATTAACACTTCTCATCTTTATCATATCATTGATCAAAATAAAAACAAATCTAATCCATAA